One genomic window of Oryctolagus cuniculus chromosome 11, mOryCun1.1, whole genome shotgun sequence includes the following:
- the MYF6 gene encoding myogenic factor 6, translated as MMMDLFETGSYFFYLDGENVTLQPLEVAEGSPLYPGSDGTLSPCQDQIPPEAGSDSSGEEHVLAPPGLQPPHCPGQCLIWACKTCKRKSAPTDRRKAATLRERRRLKKINEAFEALKRRTVANPNQRLPKVEILRSAISYIERLQDLLHRLDQQEKMQELGVDPFSYRPKQEILEGADFLRTCSSQWPSVSDHSRGLVITAKEGGASVDSSASSSLRCLSSIVDSISSEERKLPCAEEVVEK; from the exons ATGATGATGGACCTTTTTGAAACTGGCTCCTATTTCTTCTACTTGGATGGGGAAAACGTTACTCTGCAGCCTCTAGAAGTGGCAGAGGGCTCTCCTTTGTATCCAGGGAGTGATGGGACCCTGTCCCCCTGCCAGGACCAAATACCCCCGGAAGCCGGGAGCGACAGCAGCGGGGAGGAACACGTACTGGCGCCCCCCGGCCTGCAGCCTCCCCACTGCCCCGGCCAATGTCTGATCTGGGCTTGTAAGACCTGCAAGAGAAAATCTGCCCCCACCGACCGGCGGAAAGCTGCCACCCTGCGGGAGAGGAGGCGGCTCAAGAAAATCAACGAGGCCTTCGAGGCCCTAAAGCGGAGGACTGTGGCCAACCCCAACCAGAGGCTGCCCAAGGTGGAGATTCTACGGAGCGCCATCAGCTACATTGAGCGGCTGCAGGACCTGCTGCACAGACTGGACCAGCAGGAGAAGATGCAGGAGCTAGGGGTGGACCCCTTCAGCTACAGACCCAAGCAAGAAATT CTTGAGGGCGCGGATTTCCTGCGCACCTGCAGCTCCCAGTGGCCAAGTGTTTCGGATCATTCCAGGGGGCTCGTGATAACGGCTAAAGAAG GAGGAGCAAGCGTGGACTCATCTGCCTCGAGTAGCCTCCGATGCCTCTCTTCTATCGTGGACAGCATTTCCTCCGAGGAGCGCAAACTCCCCTGTGCGGAGGAGGTGGTGGAGAAGTAA